A window of the Loxodonta africana isolate mLoxAfr1 chromosome 3, mLoxAfr1.hap2, whole genome shotgun sequence genome harbors these coding sequences:
- the L1TD1 gene encoding LINE-1 type transposase domain-containing protein 1 gives MARREQSISNHIKKQTMTASPTPQTKESKSFPNEDTILELSDTEYKKLIYRMLKDITNEIRINAEKAKEHTDKTVEELKKIIQEHSGKINKLQESIERQHGEIQKINNKITEFDNAIESQRSRLEQLECRLGLLEDQGNNTNIAEKKSDKRIKKNEETLRIMWDSIKKDNLRVIGVPEQGGGTENTEKIVEELLTQNFPDIMKEERISIQDAHRTPFKIDPKRKTPRHIIIKLAKTKDKQKILKAAREKRKVSFKGESIRISSDYSAETMQARREWDDIYRALNEKNCQPRIIYPAKLSLKYEGEIKIFTDKHTFREFAKTKPRLQEMLKEIVWADDQ, from the coding sequence atggctcggagagagcagtccatatcaaaccacataaagaaacagaccatgacagcttctccaaccccccaaacaaaagaatcaaaatctttcccaaatgaagatacaatcctggaattatcagatacagaatataaaaaactaatttacagaatgcttaaagatatcacaaatgaaattaggataaatgcagaaaaagccaaggaacacactgataaaactgttgaagaactcaaaaagattattcaagaacatagtggaaaaattaacaagttgcaagaatccatagagagacagcatggagaaatccaaaagattaacaataaaattacagaatttgacaacgcaatagaaagtcagaggagcagactcgagcaattagaatgtagactgggacttctggaggaccagggaaacaacaccaacatagctgaaaaaaaatcagataaaagaattaaaaaaaatgaagaaaccctaagaatcatgtgggactctatcaagaaggataacttgcgagtaattggagtcccagaacagggaggggggacagaaaacacagagaaaatagttgaagaactcctgacacaaaacttccctgacatcatgaaagaagaaaggatatctatccaagatgctcatcgaaccccatttaagattgatccaaaaagaaaaacaccaagacacatcatcatcaaacttgccaaaaccaaagacaaacagaaaattttaaaagcagccagggagaaaagaaaggtttccttcaagggagaatcaataagaataagttcagactactcagcagaaaccatgcaggcaagaagggaatgggacgacatatacagagcactaaacgagaaaaactgccaaccaaggatcatatatccagcaaaactctctctgaaatatgaaggagaaattaagatatttacagataaacacacgtttagagaatttgcaaaaactaaaccaagactgcaagaaatgctaaaagagaTTGTTTGggcggatgaccaataa